Proteins encoded together in one Plutella xylostella chromosome 17, ilPluXylo3.1, whole genome shotgun sequence window:
- the LOC105392445 gene encoding sodium-dependent nutrient amino acid transporter 1, whose product MKFFRANRIPDLEKHSNQHLKPNCLLTTQDPQPPQDAAAATDQQPARAQWDNPLEFLMSCIATSVGLGNVWRFPFVAYQNGGGAFLIPYVIVLIVIGKPMYYLETVLGQFSSSNCVKIWALSPAMKGTGYAQALGASYVLSYYVSIIALCLYYLAMSFNSTLPWATCREEWGANCVPSGATGLDTSAINGTLVSSAELYFTKTVLKQSDGIDDGIGLPLWDLTLCLFASWLIIFIIVARGVKSSGKAAYFLAIFPYVVMLILLIRAVTLEGASKGILFFITPQWEKILQLQVWYAAVTQVFFSLSVCSGALIMFASYNGFKTNVYRDSMIVTTLDTFTSLISGITIFGVLGNLAFELGYDDVGEVIGSGGTGLAFISYPDAIAKSPFVPQLFSVLFFSMMAVLGIGSGVALLSTVTTVLMDAFPRVPTIYMSALGCAVGFLVGLVYVTPGGQYILELVDYYGGTFMRLFAAIVETIGVFWIYGLENLCIDIEFMLGIKTSWYWRVCWSIVTPAIMITVFMYTLITTESLVFGDGYVYPNGAYVAGTLLQYAGIALIPIFIMFSLWKYRSGTLVETVKRAFRKKASYGPADRDKFAEYQEFRKDAKLERDMRRDGFFQHIGLSLSGGYRKSKY is encoded by the exons ATGAAATTTTTCAGGG CCAACCGAATTCCCGACCTCGAGAAACATAGCAACCAGCACCTCAAACCCAACTGTCTCCTCACCACCCAGGATCCCCAACCACCCCAGGATGCAGCAGCGGCCACAGACCAGCAACCGGCGCGTGCGCAGTGGGACAACCCCCTGGAGTTCCTCATGTCGTGCATCGCGACCTCCGTGGGGCTCGGCAACGTGTGGCGCTTCCCCTTCGTGGCCTACCAGAACGGGGGCGGCGCCTTCCTCATCCCATACGTCATCGTGCTCATTGTCATCGGAAAGCCTATGTATTATTTGGAAACGGTGCTTGGGCAGTTCAGCTCGAGTAACTGTGTCAAAATCTGGGCACTGTCTCCAGCTATGAAAG GTACTGGCTACGCGCAAGCCCTCGGCGCCTCCTACGTGCTATCCTACTACGTGTCGATCATCGCGCTCTGCCTGTACTACCTGGCCATGAGCTTCAACTCCACGCTGCCGTGGGCCACGTGCCGCGAGGAGTGGGGCGCCAACTGCGTGCCCTCGGGGGCCACCGGGTTGGACACCTCGGCCATCAATGGGACTCTGGTCAGCAGCGCTGAGCTCTACTTCAC TAAAACCGTTCTCAAGCAGTCAGATGGCATCGACGATGGAATTG GTCTCCCACTCTGGGACCTGACGCTGTGTCTGTTCGCGTCGTGGCtgatcatcttcatcatcgtggCCCGCGGCGTGAAGAGCTCTGGCAAGGCGGCCTACTTCCTCGCCATCTTCCCCTACGTCGTCATGCTGATTTTGCTCATCAG AGCCGTCACATTGGAAGGAGCAAGCAAAGGAATCCTTTTCTTCATCACACCACAATGGGAGAAAATTCTGCAACTTCAG GTGTGGTACGCGGCGGTGACGCAGGTGTTCTTCTCCCTGTCCGTGTGCTCGGGCGCGCTCATCATGTTCGCTTCTTACAACGGATTCAAGACCAACGTCTACCG tgactcaatgatcGTGACAACCCTGGACACGTTCACAAGTCTGATCTCCGGCATCACGATCTTCGGCGTGCTGGGCAACCTGGCCTTCGAGCTGGGCTACGACGACGTGGGCGAGGTCATCGGCTCCGGAGGCACCGGGCTCGCCTTTATCTCCTACCCTGACGCCATCGCCAAGTCGCCGTTTGTGCCGCAG CTGTTCTCCGTGCTATTCTTCTCCATGATGGCGGTCCTCGGCATCGGGTCTGGCGTGGCGCTGCTGTCCACGGTGACCACGGTGCTGATGGACGCCTTCCCGCGCGTGCCCACCATCTACATGTCGGCGCTGGGCTGCGCCGTCGGGTTCCTGGTGGGACTCGTCTATGTTACCCCT GGAGGACAATACATCCTGGAGTTGGTGGACTACTACGGAGGCACCTTCATGAGGCTGTTCGCGGCCATCGTCGAGACCATCGGAGTGTTCTGGATATACG GTCTGGAGAACCTCTGCATCGACATCGAGTTCATGCTGGGCATCAAGACGTCCTGGTACTGGCGCGTGTGCTGGTCCATCGTGACGCCCGCCATCATGATCACCGTGTTCATGTACACCCTCATCACCACTGAGAGCCTGGTGTTTGGCGACGGATATGTTTACCCGAACGGCGCTTACG TTGCGGGTACGCTCTTGCAGTACGCCGGAATAGCTCTGATCCCCATCTTCATCATGTTCTCCCTATGGAAGTACAGATCTGGTACTCTGGTTGAG ACCGTGAAGCGTGCATTCCGCAAGAAGGCGAGCTACGGCCCGGCCGACCGGGACAAGTTCGCAGAGTACCAGGAGTTCAGGAAAGACGCGAAACTAGAGCGGGACATGCGACGAGACGGCTTCTTCCAACACATCGGCCTCAGTCTCAGCGGCGGGTACCGGAAGAGCAAATACTAG
- the LOC105392443 gene encoding E3 ubiquitin-protein ligase RBBP6, translating to MSVHYKFKSALDYDTVTFDGLHISVGDLKSAISQQKRIGKTSDFDLQITNAQTKEVYSDDNTLIPKNTSLLVARVPLSQQPKKQWEGNNANATNHQKDVASSKGLADLSRMEGSEQDKINAMISQSTFEYDPSNYQKIRGQNQRGVVPPNYTCYKCQKKGHWIKDCPLANTGGDPIEIRRSTGIPRSFMVPVDGPKAPGAMMTPSGSFAVPAVDHEAYLASESAGGADTPTNAPAAPAPSIPDELICSLCRDLLTDAVMIPCCGNSFCDECIRGSLLESEDRECPDCREKEIAPTTLIPNRFLRNSVSAFRNQTGYSRRAPHRAPVAPPPIGKLAPPPAVVPPQRNGPAPQAPAPNNNGPPPGLKPPGIETPPNAAVNMPPRVDEQRASTPTIDERRDPPGFNRGPPAGFVPGGPPSNAVYNAGFRPGAPPDRAGPPRHPGPPGHPGPPGASGPHRPPGPPHRSGPRFPDPFPFTNQPPPPGIKDSPTNGVSEDPLEAFNRMIREKEMRARRREEERRRLSGSRSRSPGPRSPPRPRSPRSPPRSLPRSPRRSLPRSPRRSPPRSPPPRSPRRSPRRSPPPRIRYTRSRSISRGRGRRSPPWSPRRRRSRDRSISLSRSPTPRRRHRSPPRYRSPLRSPLRSPLRSPLRSPRSVLRSPIRSPLRSPMRSPRRSAMRSPRPISPHRYPGLYDELLSPPRRSAEPYGPRYGPRGAPPYPAPGAKPIPPLVGLGPPEPYRRYEPPFAPPAEPPVPGFEPSPFEKPPFGPPGDRGPPPYRDAYRPPPAFPDPAYPPPGDLPPHARDNYRPPPFRDQPPFRDGQPPFRDGQPPFRDGQPPFRDGQPPFRDGQPPFRDGQPPFRDGQPAFRDPGFRGGPPPGAYRDPAFRGAPYREPPPPAYREPFRDPREPFHEPPHLRDERRYPPHPAHPPHAPPPARRAPRPPRPDERHRERYDRDPDKKPPRDDRPRDYDRTRDYDKERDRDYDRNTPDKKVRSSPKRGRTGEVREKRRSESRGRSRDRESRREKKEERPREKSADRSRERKEKDKEKEKKMKERKKKKKEKEKEIEKKKKREKKEKKEKDPHRKEDADDDKSEKEIKDKADEPPPADNGEEPTNDVPPEKELTPTKVEPVEEEKEDDKPKVDLYEDDASEAIVDKEIMENYVKLDEPKSEEVNKEPIENKESAPVIKEDPFDGIELQANADELDLKTEIESTEKEMLAPMPALSKWEVDDDGERNREPGEITSPDEEEDSRKVTTEVLKRAEHAIFAKAISSLKPIEIKKVSNDRSKLYSDDVASKTGMNNIQITVPAVDDVRNIELNDKKRNSKTPPPRLSVKERLGGKVDDPRRREPRVVHSTVERVKSRSRTPKREQPYRRVTVEKERTRKVDIHRIDDVKPDKRHQNDHIKSEARQNSPPRDKKRHREERRVREEKKPKLDTNDKTSPTKASEAKPREHERKKSTLDEAHFEPDYDETVESEKEDKEEVKRKRGGSKSPVGPSEAKKVKIDEEETIKLDLTNVKKKPDTSESSSDTDSSSSSSSSSEVRKRKKKKKRAKRKKKRAASDSESDSASSDDDHKKKKKKRKHKKKSTKKKKKSSKHK from the exons ATGTCTGTGCactataaatttaaaagtGCTTTGGATTATGACACAGTTACATTCGATGGACTGCACATATCTGTAGGCGACCTAAAATCTGCAATATCACAGCAAAAGCGTATTGGAAAGACTTCAGACTTTGATTTGCAGATAACTAATGCTCAAACAAAAGAAG TATACAGCGACGACAATACTCTAATACCAAAGAACACATCTTTGCTGGTTGCGCGAGTGCCGCTATCACAACAGCCCAAGAAGCAGTGGGAAGGGAACAATGCTAACGCCACCAATCACCAGAAGGATGTCGCCAGCAGCAAGGGGCTGGCGGACCTGTCCCGCATGGAGGGCAGCGAGCAGGACAAGATCAATGCTATGATATCACAGTCCACCTTTGAATACGACCCTAGCAA TTACCAAAAGATAAGAGGACAGAACCAGCGTGGTGTAGTACCACCTAATTATACTTGTTACAAGTGTCAAAAAAAAGGACACTGGATAAAAGATTGCCCCTTGGCTAATACAGGT GGTGATCCCATAGAAATAAGGAGAAGTACAGGGATTCCTCGTAGTTTTATGGTACCAGTAGATGGTCCAAAAGCACCCGGCGCCATGATGACCCCAAGTGGAAGTTTTGCCGTCCCTGCGGTGGACCA TGAAGCTTACCTGGCGTCAGagagcgcgggcggcgcggacACGCCCACCAACGCGccggccgcgcccgcgccctccATCCCCGATGAGCTCATCTGCAGCCTGTGCCGGGACCTGCTCACCGACGCCGTCATGATCCCGTGCTGCGGGAACAGCTTCTGTGATGAGT GTATTCGAGGTTCTCTGCTGGAGTCGGAAGACCGGGAGTGCCCCGACTGTCGCGAGAAAGAAATCGCACCGACCACTTTGATACCTAACAG GTTTCTCCGTAACTCGGTGTCTGCGTTCCGCAACCAGACCGGGTACAGTCGGCGTGCGCCGCACCGAGCACCTGTCGCTCCGCCACCCATAGGTAAGT TGGCGCCACCTCCAGCGGTGGTACCGCCGCAACGGAACGGCCCGGCGCCTCAAGCACCCGCGCCGAACAATAACG gACCTCCTCCCGGTTTGAAGCCTCCCGGGATAGAGACGCCTCCCAATGCAGCCGTCAAT ATGCCCCCGCGAGTGGATGAGCAGCGCGCCAGCACGCCCACCATCGATGAACGGAGGGACCCT CCTGGATTCAACCGCGGTCCGCCCGCGGGCTTCGTCCCTGGCGGGCCCCCGTCCAACGCAGTGTACAA CGCCGGCTTCCGCCCGGGCGCGCCGCCCGACCGGGCCGGGCCGCCGCGACACCCGGGTCCACCCGGCCACCCGGGCCCGCCGGGCGCGTCCGGCCCGCACCGCCCGCCCGGCCCGCCGCACCGCTCCGGACCACGCTTCCCGGACCCCTTCCCGTTCACTAACcaaccgccgccgcccgggATCAAAGATTCTCCGACTAATGG GGTGTCGGAGGATCCGCTGGAGGCGTTCAACCGGATGATTCGCGAGAAGGAGATGCGCGCGCGCCGGCGGGAGGAAGAGAGACGGCGGCTATCGGGGTCCCGCTCGCGCTCGCCGGGGCCTCGgtcgccgccgcggccgcggTCGCCTCGCTCGCCGCCTCGCTCGCTGCCTCGCTCGCCACGCCGCTCGTTGCCTCGCTCGCCGCGCCGCTCCCCGCcccgctcgccgccgccgcggtcgccgcgccgctcgcctCGACGCTCCCCGCCGCCGCGGATCCGATACACTAG ATCGCGGTCGATAtcgcgcgggcgcgggcgccgctcgccgccgtggtcgccgcgccgccgccgctcgcgCGACCGGAGCATCTCACTGTCCAG ATCGCCAACCCCACGTCGCCGCCACCGCTCTCCACCACGATACCGCTCGCCTCTCCGCTCCCCTCTCCGCTCACCACTTCGCTCGCCACTCCGCTCGCCTCGCTCGGTGCTCCGTTCGCCAATACGCTCGCCGTTGCGTTCGCCGATGCGTTCGCCCAGGAGGTCGGCGATGCGATCTCCGAGACCTATCTCGCCGCATCG ATATCCCGGACTTTACGACGAATTGCTGTCCCCGCCGCGACGGAGTGCGGAGCCATACGGACCCAG GTACGGCCCCCGCGGCGCGCCCCCCTACCCCGCGCCCGGCGCCAAGCCCATCCCGCCGCTGGTGGGGCTGGGCCCGCCGGAGCCCTACCGGCGCTACGAGCCGCCCTTCGCGCCGCCCGCTGAGCCGCCCGTGCCCGGCTTCGAGCCCTCGCCCTTCGAGAAACCCCCCTTCGGCCCGCCCGGCGACCGCGGCCCGCCGCCCTACCGCGACGCGTaccgcccgccgcccgcctTCCCCGACCCCGCCTACCCGCCGCCCGGCGACCTGCCGCCGCACGCGCGCGACAACTACCGCCCGCCGCCCTTCCGCGACCAGCCGCCCTTCAGGGATGGACAGCCGCCTTTCAGGGACGGACAACCTCCATTCAGGGACGGTCAACCACCCTTCAGGGATGGGCAGCCACCCTTCAGGGATGGACAGCCGCCCTTCAGGGATGGGCAGCCCCCATTCAGGGACGGGCAGCCGGCCTTTAGAGACCCCGGCTTCCGTGGCGGCCCCCCGCCCGGCGCCTACCGCGACCCGGCGTTCCGCGGCGCGCCGTACCGCgagccgcccccgcccgcctACCGGGAGCCCTTCCGCGACCCGCGCGAGCCCTTCCACGAGCCGCCGCACCTGCGCGACGAGCGGCGCTaccccccgcaccccgcgcACCCCCCGCacgccccgccccccgcgcgccgcgccccgcgcccgccgcgcccggaCGAGCGCCACCGCGAGCGCTACGACCGCGACCCCGACAAGAAGCCGCCGCGCGACGACCGCCCGCGCGACTACGACCGCACCAGAGACTACGACAAGGAGCGCGATCGAGACTACGATAGGAACACACCAGACAAGAAAGTCAGGTCCTCTCCGAAGCGCGGTCGCACCGGAGAAGTTCGTGAAAAGAGACGCAGCGAGTCTCGCGGCCGCTCGCGCGACAGAGAGAGCCGCCGGGAGAAGAAGGAGGAGAGGCCGCGGGAGAAGAGCGCCGACAGGAGCCGGGAACGCAAGGAGAAGGACAAAGAAAAAGAGAAGAAAATGAAGgagaggaagaagaagaagaaggaaaAAGAAAAGGAGattgaaaagaaaaagaaacgtGAGAAGAAAGAGAAAAAGGAAAAGGATCCACACCGTAAAGAAGATGCCGATGACGACAAAAGTGAGAAGGAAATTAAAGATAAAGCAGACGAACCTCCGCCAGCTGACAATGGGGAAGAACCGACCAATGATGTTCCTCCTGAGAAGGAGCTAACCCCAACAAAAGTAGAACCGGTGgaggaagaaaaagaagatGACAAGCCCAAAGTAGATTTGTACGAAGATGATGCTTCAGAAGCCATTGTTGATAAAGAAATAATGGAAAATTATGTTAAACTTGACGAACCAAAGTCGGAAGAAGTTAATAAAGAACCCATAGAAAACAAAGAATCTGCTCCAGTCATCAAAGAAGATCCGTTTGATGGCATTGAATTGCAAGCTAATGCTGATGAGTTGGACTTGAAAACAGAGATAGAAAGTACAGAGAAGGAAATGTTGGCTCCAATGCCTGCTCTGTCTAAATGGGAAGTTGACGACGACGGAGAAAGAAACAGAGAACCGGGTGAGATCACCTCCCCTGATGAAGAGGAGGACTCGAGAAAGGTGACCACGGAAGTCCTAAAGAGAGCAGAACACGCTATATTTGCGAAGGCCATAAGCTCCCTGAAACCGATTGAGATAAAGAAGGTCAGCAACGACCGGTCCAAGCTGTACTCGGACGACGTGGCCTCCAAGACGGGGATGAACAACATTCAGATAACGGTCCCGGCCGTCGACGACGTGAGAAATATCGAGTTGAACGACAAGAAGCGCAACTCGAAGACTCCGCCGCCGCGGCTGTCGGTGAAGGAGCGGCTCGGGGGCAAGGTCGATGACCCGCGCCGCCGCGAGCCCCGCGTCGTGCACAGCACCGTCGAGCGAGTCAAGTCCCGCTCACGCACACCCAAGCGAGAACAGCCCTACAGACGAGTCACCGTCGAAAAGGAACGCACCCGCAAAGTCGACATACACCGCATCGATGACGTCAAACCCGACAAACGACACCAGAACGACCACATCAAAAGCGAAGCCAGACAAAACAGCCCACCCAGGGACAAGAAGAGACACCGAGAAGAACGCAGGGTCCGAGAGGAAAAGAAACCTAAACTTGACACCAATGACAAAACGAGTCCAACCAAAGCTTCCGAAGCTAAACCGCGAGAGCATGAGCGCAAGAAGTCGACGTTGGACGAAGCGCACTTCGAACCGGACTACGACGAGACCGTGGAGTCCGAGAAGGAAGACAAGGAGGAGGTAAAGAGGAAACGCGGGGGCTCCAAGTCCCCGGTCGGACCCAGCGAGGCAAAGAAAGTGAAGATCGACGAAGAGGAGACCATCAAGCTAGACCTGACCAACGTGAAGAAGAAACCGGACACTAGCGAGTCGTCGAGCGACACAGACTCGTCGTCCTCTTCCTCGTCCTCGTCAGAAGTTCGTAagcgaaagaagaagaagaagcgaGCCAAGCGCAAGAAGAAGCGCGCGGCGAGCGACAGCGAGAGCGACTCGGCGTCCAGCGATGACGAccacaagaagaagaagaaaaagcGAAAGCATAAGAAAAAATCTAccaagaaaaagaagaagtcaAGTAAACATAAGTGA